From Coffea arabica cultivar ET-39 chromosome 9c, Coffea Arabica ET-39 HiFi, whole genome shotgun sequence, one genomic window encodes:
- the LOC140014093 gene encoding uncharacterized protein, with amino-acid sequence MQRYLTKVRQLTVYFKSFEIQRISRSQNRRADTLSRLTSTSFSDLNKTVLVEVLNEPGYMEEVACPVHPGDTWMSPFILFLGQGILPEDRAKARKIQRKTARYALCDGEMYKRFYLGPWLGCVTPEAGRQILHEIHESLCGAHVGHNMLAKKTLLLGYFWPSIRQDAQDLVFGCPSCQVHASEHHQPSKFMVPITLPWPFEQWGTDIIGPFPKAVGGYTFLVTAVDYFTKWVEAEPLRTITGFAVQKFFWKCIVYRFGIPQVIISDNGRQLVENPFRIWCENLDYVAEVNEEKRQLDLDLVDERRDIASARVASYKNTLAQYYNARVKQRRFQPGDLVLRKNSVSRAEPQGKLCPKWEGPYRIVESNLSRYCKLSYRDGSLVPRTWHAETLKLYYV; translated from the exons ATGCAACGGTATCTCACCAAAGTTCGCCAACTCACCGTGTACTTCAAGTCCTTCGAAATCCAAAGAATATCCCGTTCCCAGAATAGGCGGGCCGACACCTTATCCCGGCTGACTTCCACATCATTCTCTGACCTCAACAAGACCGTCCTGGTGGAAGTGCTGAACGAGCCGGGATACATGGAAGAGGTGGCCTGCCCCGTTCACCCTGGAGATACGTGGATGAGCCCGTTCATCCTTTTCTTAGGTCAGGGAATCCTTCCCGAGGACCGAGCCAAGGCAAGAAAAATACAACGCAAAACGGCTCGGTACGCTCTCTGCGATGGAGAGATGTATAAACGCTTTTACCTCGGCCCGTGGCTGGGGTGCGTTACGCCCGAGGCAGGACGCCAGATCCTCCACGAGATCCACGAGAGCCTATGTGGGGCTCACGTCGGCCACAATATGTTAGCTAAGAAGACTTTGCTTCTTGGGTATTTCTGGCCCTCCATTCGACAAGACGCCCAAGATCTTGTTTTCGGCTGCCCTTCCTGCCAAGTCCACGCCTCTGAGCACCACCAGCCCTCAAAGTTCATGGTTCCCATCACCTTACCCTGGCCGTTTGAGCAATGGGGGACAGACATCATCGGTCCTTTCCCTAAAGCTGTCGGGGGTTATACATTTCTTGTAACTGCAGTGGATTACTTCACTAAATGGGTCGAGGCCGAACCTCTAAGGACCATCACAGGGTTTGCGGTTCAAAAGTTCTTTTGGAAATGCATTGTTTATCGCTTCGGCATACCTCAGGTCATCATCTCAGATAATGGGAGACAGCTTGTCGAGAACCCATTTAGGATTTGGTGCGAGAATCTCG ATTATGTAGCCGAGGTGAACGAAGAAAAGAGGCAGTTGGACCTCGACCTCGTCGACGAAAGAAGGGATATTGCCTCAGCTCGGGTAGCTTCCTACAAGAACACCCTAGCCCAATATTACAATGCCCGCGTCAAACAGCGTCGATTCCAGCCAGGAGACTTGGTGCTCAGGAAAAACTCAGTCAGCCGAGCTGAACCACAAGGGAAATTGTGCCCAAAATGGGAGGGCCCTTACCGAATTGTGGAATCTAATCTTAGTAGATATTGTAAACTGAGCTATCGAGATGGCTCACTAGTGCCGAGGACTTGGCACGCCGAGACCCTCAAATTGTATTATGTTTGA
- the LOC113708373 gene encoding uncharacterized protein: MQRFNEENVQIPDQNEQVTIAAFTNGLIAGIFHTEIHRDYPRTLRELWERVDQRIRSEDLNRMKREAQAARTGQESRRKKNTGRNEQDPSGSSNQFRDRRSVFNRIVKGRSSTSDAELTPLNSSRSHVLAVMRQNHFSRISPEIPGRRDKRNSNLYCAYHRDVGHETEDCNDLMREIENLIRQGYLKQFVRKDGALNRSASHRESRDPGREDRQDQRPPRDGSPSYGPNIARVINTIAGGPTGGDSQNSRKRTYRQAGMETAEPSSRFSEVITYGPSDPVPAASSNHETLVIEVLTYN, translated from the exons ATGCAGAGGTTCAATGAGGAAAATGTGCAGATACCTGATCAGAATGAGCAGGTAACCATAGCTGCCTTCACCAACGGGTTGATTGCGGGGATCTTCCATACTGAGATACATCGGGATTACCCCCGCACACTTCGGGAACTCTGGGAACGAGTAGACCAAAGAATCCGAAGTGAGGACCTAAACCGCATGAAGCGAGAAGCTCAAGCTGCTCGTACTGGGCAAGAGTCCCGGAGGAAAAAAAACACCGGCCGAAATGAACAAGACCCAAGTGGCTCATCGAACCAATTCCGAGACCGCCGGAGTGTCTTCAATCGGATCGTAAAAGGCAGGTCGTCCACCTCGGACGCCGAACTGACACCGCTCAATTCCAGCAGGTCTCACGTCTTGGCGGTGATGAGGCAAAATCACTTCAGCCGAATCTCTCCTGAGATCCCGGGGAGGAGAGATAAGAGGAACTCCAACCTTTATTGTGCCTACCACCGAGATGTCGGACACGAGACCGAAGACTGCAACGATTTGATGCGAGAAATCGAGAACTTAATCCGCCAAGGATACTTGAAGCAATTCGTCCGCAAGGATGGAGCCCTCAACCGAAGCGCCTCCCACCGGGAGAGCCGGGACCCTGGCCGAGAAGACAG GCAGGACCAGCGCCCACCGCGTGACGGATCACCGAGCTATGGCCCTAACATCGCCAGGGTGATCAACACAATCGCGGGTGGCCCAACGGGAGGAGACAGTCAGAACTCCCGGAAACGGACATACCGCCAGGCCGGCATGGAGACGGCTGAGCCGAGCTCCCGGTTTTCCGAGGTGATTACCTACGGTCCCAGCGACCCTGTCCCTGCTGCCTCCAGCAATCATGAAACTCTAGTGATCGAAGTTCTCACCTATAATTAA
- the LOC113708372 gene encoding uncharacterized protein, which yields MVENGENNENKRQGDKLMNQEVNMGKGSKGKSKEEQPTSSTTILIPPTIPSYAKFLKEIMTRKRRLDDREMITLMEECSAIIQNKLPPKLKELRSFSKPYTIDNIEFSKVLCDLGASVSLIPLMVARQLRLHELKCTNITLQLADRSIRYPMRVLENVLIKLQKFIIPVDFVVLDMEEDMSMPIISSRLFLATVGTIIDVKNGKLKFQVGEEDVAFNLNEMKKYRFFTDHACSIDTIDMLTQGLDQINFDVDSLEICLSSARMLGEIEEEINALAQCLNAQPPYRKRCVYENLGQGKGLPPLSEIQAPKLELKPLPSP from the exons ATGGTAGAAAATGGGGAGAACAATGAGAATAAAAGACAAGGAGATAAGCTAATGAATCAAGAGGTAAACATGGGGAAAGGTAGTaaaggaaaatcaaaggaaGAACAACCTACATCTTCCACCACCATTCTGATACCTCCGACG ATTCCTTCATATGCCAAGTTTCTGAAGGAGATTATGACACGAAAGAGGAGATTGGATGATCGGGAAATGATAACATTAATGGAGGAGTGCAGTGCCATTATACAAAACAAGCTGCCACCAAAATTGAAAGAACTAAGGAGTTTTTCTAAACCTTACACTATTGATAATATTGAATTTTCAAAAGTATTATGTGACCTTGGTGCAAGTGTATCCTTAATTCCTCTAATGGTAGCTAGACAATTAAGGTTGCATGAGTTAAAATGCACTAATATTACCTTACAATTAGCAGATAGATCTATTAGATATCCAATGAGAGTTTTGGAAAATGTGTTGATCAAACTgcaaaaatttatcattcccGTGGATTTTGTGGTATTAGATATGGAGGAAGACATGTCTATGCCGATCATATCTAGTAGACTATTTTTAGCAACTGTGGGCACTATTATTGACGTCAAAAATGGCAAACTTAAATTTCAAGTAGGTGAAGAAGATGTAGCatttaatttgaatgaaatgaaaaagtACCGTTTTTTTACTGATCATGCTTGTTCAATTGACACAATTGATATGTTAACCCAAGGATTGGATCAAATCAATTTTGATGTCGATTCTCTTGAGATTTGTTTATCAAGTGCAAGGATGTTGGGGGAAATTGAGGAAGAAATTAATGCATTGGCCCAATGTTTAAATGCACAACCTCCTTATAGGAAGAGGTGTGTGTATGAAAATCTTGGACAAGGAAAGGGACTTCCACCACTTTCGGAGATACAAGCTCCAAAACTTGAACTCAAGCCACTTCCTAGCCCTTGA